The following proteins are co-located in the Marinitoga sp. 1197 genome:
- a CDS encoding YkvA family protein: protein MEKYSFNENEFIKKNLKSTDIKGKEKFYEKLKKIINQWYEKDGKNNKFKEYLLILPNLFYLFINLMKDNEVDLKYKTKIMLVLSYIISPLDIIPESIIGPIGYLDDLYIGLYLLNILLNELPKEKIYEHWRGDKNTLKNVSEIIEILKNNYDKKVMGKISNLISKILKK, encoded by the coding sequence ATGGAAAAATATAGTTTTAATGAAAATGAATTTATAAAAAAGAATCTGAAAAGTACAGATATTAAAGGAAAAGAAAAATTTTATGAAAAACTAAAAAAAATAATAAATCAATGGTATGAAAAAGATGGGAAAAATAATAAGTTTAAAGAATATTTACTTATCTTGCCTAATTTGTTTTATTTATTTATAAATTTAATGAAGGACAATGAAGTTGATTTAAAATATAAGACAAAAATTATGTTAGTTTTATCTTATATAATTTCTCCGCTTGATATAATACCTGAATCAATAATAGGACCTATTGGATATTTAGATGATTTATACATAGGATTGTATCTTTTGAATATCTTATTAAACGAATTACCAAAAGAAAAAATATATGAGCATTGGAGAGGGGATAAAAATACATTAAAAAATGTATCAGAAATAATAGAGATTTTGAAAAATAATTATGATAAAAAAGTAATGGGGAAAATATCTAATTTAATTTCCAAAATATTAAAGAAATAA